GTTCATTGGTAGAGTCAGTTGCTAGCATTCATCAGGTCTGGATTAAAGCCCTAATACAGCCAagaccaaaatcaaaacaaactaaaacaacgCCCACCACAGTAATAATACCCAGAGCTGCGCTACAGGGAAGTTAACTCACAGAGGCAGCTATTCATGAGCCGTAAGTGTATTGCAGGGATCGAATTGGCCAAAATGGGTGTGTAGAGAAGGTGGCTGTGTATGTGAAGGAGTCAGGgtgtaaaagaatttaaaaactaaacaattaGATTGGtgaaaaggaaagggtttacaCTCCTGGGTGTTGCCTGACAGCACTTCTCCCGCACCCTGGGGAAGGAGAGCTATGGACACTGCTCTGCTTTTTGGAATAACAGAGTAGGTGTTCTCTGGATATTTGCTTTCTTCCCAGGATCCGTGCTCTCTGGGTGTCTCAGCCCCCCGAGATTCATGTGCAGAAGGGCACtactgcctccctgccctgctccttcaATGCCAGCCGAGGAAAACCGGCCATTGGCTCTGTCACATGGTACCAAGACAAAGTAACCCTGGGGATGGAGTTGAGCAACGTGACCCCAGGGTTCAGAGGCTGCTTGgcctccttttctgtttcatttgtgGTTCATTGGGGACCACAAAGTAGGGCTGCTCATACAGGACACCCAAAGCCATGATGCCGGGAATCTATGTGTGTAGGGTGGAGGTGCTAGGCCTGGGCGTTGGGACGGGAGACAGGACTCTGCTGCTGATGGAGAAAGGTGAGGTGGTGggagacccccctcccccaagatgCAGTGTTCCTGGGAGTTAGGGATGGTCCCCTGCTCTGAGCTCCCAAACTCCTTCCTCTCCACCATCTCCATGTCCTGCTGTAGGGCCTCCTCAGCAAGCCTCCAACACAGAGCAAGAGGCTCACACAGGTATCCTTCTCTGGGCTGGATTCTAAGCCCTCAGCTTTCTCTCTGTGGCCACGGGCAGCACCTACCATCTATTACCAGGGGAGATGTGAGTTGCTGATCAGGGACAagggagcagggatgggagggACAGATGGCAAGAGGAGAGGAAAACTTCAGGTCTGTAACTCTGAGCAGCCCCTATTTCTCCCCAGGTCCTTGTCACATGGAAAACATGGCCACTCCTCCTGCAGCCTCTGAGAATTGATTCCAAATCTCAAAGATCAGCACTCTCAAGAGGCCAGTAATAAGTCCTTACCtcatatttacttcattttccagtctctctctctctctctctctctctctctctctctctctctctctcacacacacacacacacacacacacacatccctctgcTCTTAGCTCTCCCTTCCTACCCCAGGGACCACAAGCTGTTTATTGGCTTTCAGAGGAGCCCTGGCTCAGTGACCACTGACCCCCCCTGCAGGTGGGAGGGTGAGCCATGGGCTGGACACATACAGAGAAGCCTGATGCAGAAGTGGGGAACCAGACTTTACTAGATGAACATAGCGTGACTCTGAGCATGCACCCAGGGCAAGGGGGACTTTGGGGGGCACTCAAGTGGCTGTGTTCCTGGCGATGCAGGCATAGTCAGTGCTGGGGTCTTCTTTCATGTCTGTGATATCACTACTGGACACCGGCAGCTGCTGGAGAGATGCATAGTGGGGCTCCTGCCCTGAGACCTGAGCCTGGTGGTACAGAGGATGAAGTGAGGACCAGGGGTACCGTCGCACATCCTTTCCCAGCCTGGCCCCAGCTCCCACCTTTCTCCTTGTGTGTTTAcagttctctcagtctcttctctatatATCTCTTGAACctgtttttgcttgcttttcctttctttgtttctatataaGTGTGTCTGGCTGTTTGTATAGGCCTTAAGTGGATGTTTGGACATCAGCTTTTCAACTGTTTCTACACATtatttctatctatccatctatctattttgAGACAAACTGGAGTTTACCATTTCcactaggctggttggccagagAGCCCCTAGGACTTGCCTGTCTGGACCCCAAAGTACTGGGGTTCCAGACACAAGCTACCACACCTGACTACAGCAAATACTTTCTCAgaacctcctctctcccccacctcctttatttactttatgtatatgagcacactgtagctgtcttcagacacaccagaagagggcatcagattccgttacagatggttgtgagccaccatgtggttgctgggaattgaactcagggcctctgcaagagcagtcagtgctcttaaacgctgaaccatctctctccagcccccaaaccccCTCTTctttttgtagctcaggctgacctttaaCTTGATAAGTAGTTAAGGACGGACTCCCTGCCTCTATGTGGGATTTCAGTTTGTGCCAGCGCTCTAGTTTTATactgtgctgggaatcaaacagtTCAACACCCGCTGGATAGGGAAGGACTGTTAACCAAACCACACTGCTAGCCACGCCCACGCCCCATCCACTTTGCTTctgttgttcttttgagacagggccactCCTGTAGTCCTGATtgaactcctctctctctctctctctctctctctctctctctctctctcgtttttttaaatttcctctctccctcctctctatGTCCTTCAGAAGTGttgttttaaacttattttattagatattttcttcatttacatttcaaatgttatcccgaaagacccctataccctccccaccctgctcccctgcccaccctctcccacttcttggccctggcgttcccctgtatagggcatataaagtttgcaagaccaaggggcctctcctcccaacgatggctgactaggccatcttctgctacatatgcagctagagacaggagctctgggggtactggttagttcatattgttgctccacctatagggctgcagaccccttcagttccttgggtaatttctctagctcctcccttggggtctctgtgttctatcctatagatgatgTGTGGgaatccacttctatatttgccaggcattggcatagcctcacagagatagctatatcagtgtcctttcagcaagatcttgctggcatatgcaatagtgtctgcagaagtgttttatttatttatttatttatttatttatttatttatttatttaggtttttttcgagacagggtttctttgtatagctctggctgtcccggaactcactcactttgtagaccaggctggcctcgaactcagaaatccgcctgtctctgcttcccaagtgctgggattaaaggcgtgcgccaccacgcccggctcgtgtTTTATATTCTTATAAACACACCATTTCCTCaccatttcctccctctcttctggttgccccttttctctttttctgcctctttcattttctccgTTCCCCctacttcctcttcccctttctctcagcTCCACTCCTTCATCCCAGCCCCACTCCCTACCCCCTGCCCACACACCCTCCCACCTCCAgcccccctccctcacccccttacccccctccccccggccgccacctccttcccccaccccttcatCTGCTCCACCCCTCACCCTTCCCTCTTGTCCCCCTCGTCCCTCCAGACTCACATTCCTTTCCAGTCTCttcactagaagaaaaaaaaaatggttcagtaAGACCCCTTCCCTGATCCCCCTGCCAGAATGGCATCCCGCATTGGCTCATCCACCCTGGGACAGCACCTCACATTGGATCTGCCACCTCAGAATAGCACCCCACCCCAGGCCCCAACGCCAGAACAGGACTCCACCCCGGAAGAGCCTTCCACAACACACCCACTggacccccacccctcctcactCGCTGGTTGCCATAGGAACCACAGCCAAAACCTGGGTCTTTCGGACAACTCTGGCCTCTTCTacaccctcccccccgcccccagcagtAGGAAGGGTGTGGAGGGCAAGCTGTGGGTGACAGAGATGCTCTAGGGCTTACCTCTCCGACTGAACCGGCACAGGCAGGTCAACAGGATgatgacaaggaggaggaggagccctcCCAGTCCCAGGCTCCCATAGAGCAGGTAATAGAATTTATCTGGAAGGAGTATCTCTAAGAAGGTTTTTTTCCCATCAATTTTCCAACCTCCTGGTTAAATGTAAGTTTCCCGGCTTCCTATATTTTTCCTGggtcccccttcctcccccttttaaaattttatcctgtcttcctctccctgaTCAATCCTGCTTTCtattttttgacaatttcatacatacataaaaagtcTCTTGATCATCATATCCACCCCaaagccctttctccctctcccacctcccaacCCACGTCTCTCCCACCTTTCTGTCTCTATGTTGACAGTCTCACCTATCCCGGGAGGCCTCAGATTCCCCCAGTAGCCAAGTATgcttaaatttctgatcctcaCAGCCCTGTGTCTTAATTGCTAGCTTGGCAAGCATGTACTACCACAGCTGTTTTATGTGGCTCTGGGGTCAAAGCCAGGACTGTGCTATCCTCTCACAgtttaaaatacaggaaaatatactCTAGGAgatttgggggtggtggtggtggttgtatttttgtattattttttgtttgcttgtttgttttattttgtttttcgagacagggtttctctgtatagccctggctgtcctggaactcactctgtagaccaggctggcctcaaactcacacagagagaccctcctgcttctgtcccccATCCCAATCCCTCCAGCCCTCTCaccccctcaccctcacccccactctgggattaaaggtgtgcaccaccactgcctggctttttttttttttttttaatgcagtatCTTCTATAGTTTAGGCTGCTTCCAAATTCCCTGAAGCCTTATGCAGAGAGAGACGGGTCATGTCCTTGATTTCTGGTCCGGGTTACCTCTCCTGCTCTATGCTCACACCCTACTGTTTCCTGGTCTCAACAGGTCCCTCTCCCACCTGTACTGCCTCGTTCTGAGGGCTTCTGACCACCTCTCCTCACCCTGATCCCTGCTTTTCTTCCCTcactctccagccctcacatccCTCCCCTTGCAGAACAGAGGGGTCCCCTACTTACTGCTTCTGCAATTGTCACCAGATCCCATTGTCATCAGACATAGTCCGGGGACTGAGAACAGGCCTGAAGGTCAAGACTAAACTAATCCCTCGTCTGCTGGGCTTAATGGCTTGGGTTAGTCACGTGCCCCCAAGTTCCCCATCTCTGAGGCAAGGGGCCCCATTACAATCCTCATTCTCACTGGACAGGGGAttttatgtttgtcttttttttctttctttctttctttcttttttttttttttttttttttttttttttttttttttttttttttttaggttttttcgagacagggtttctctgtatagccctggctgtcctggaactcactttgtattccaggctggcctcaaactcagaaatccacctgcctctgcctcccaagtgctgggattaaaggtgtgcgccaccacgtccagctttatgtttgtcttttttgtttgtttgttttgttttgttttgttttttgagacagggtttctctctgtgtagctctggctgttctggaactcactttgtagaccaagttggcctcaaactcaagagatctgcctgcctctgcctcccaagtgctgggactgaaggcgtgcgccaccactgcctggcttatgtTTGTCTTAACATATTGTGGTACCCGTTTCCCAGGCCAGGAGCCTGAGATTTTTAACAAGGAAAGCCCAACGCAACCCTATTGGTGagaaatggatctctgtgagttcaagcacagccagagctacacagtgagaccctgtctcaagcagcaaacaaaaaaccaagggaGACGCAGAAGTAGCAGAGAAAGTGTTTAGttgtatccccccccccatatactCTGCCCCaggctgatgggggtgggggaggcagggaggactTGGAGAAAGCTGGAAACACTGCTCGATCCTGAATGCTGGTGAGAGGACTGGCAAAGGCAAGGGAGCCAGGGTCTGGCGGAGTTGTGGGGaccactgggaaagcagagagaagggcgCTCTCCCCCAGGAGAGAGGAACTTATTTGGCTGGTGTGAAGTAGTGGCTGCCAAGAATGCTTTAACTTCCCCTTGGATACTTCCTGCCCTTGAACTGCTGGTTCCTGTTTGAGGGCAGACAGAGGGACAACAGTGTGAAAACAAGAACCTCCCAGTTATAGGGGCACGCTGTAGGTTTGGGGGGAATCCTGAGGAGCTGTGATGAGTCAGGAACAGAACAGATTAGTATTATAAGCAggattttgctatgtagcccaggcagccTGAAGCTCATCACAGCGGGCCACCACTTTCAGCTGCAGCTTCTTTTAACATCTTCggaaaatgaaggcacagggGCTCAGAGGATAGGGTGTGAACACAGATTCCTTCAGGTTCAGGGAACTCCAAATCCAGAGTCTGGCCTCCATTTATCCCAGTGGGTTTCCCCTCTCATCCCGGATCTCCACCCATTCCCCGCTGACCCAGACTCTTGGTTtacggcctttttttttttcttttcttttttttttttttttttttttttttatttttttattatttaaacattgAATGAGGAGAGAGAGCTCCGTTGGAAAAAGCACtggccacacaagcatgaagacctgatttCGAGTCCCCAGAAGAGATGGGTGTGGCAACCACTCGTGAAATTCCATATTCCTAGTATGNTTATCCCAGTGGGTTTCCCCTCTCATCCCGGATCTCCACCCATTCCCCGCTGACCCAGACTCTTGGTTtacggcctttttttttttttttttttttttttttttttttttttttttttttttttttaatttttaaacattggaTGAGGAGAGAGAGCTCTGTTGGTAAAAGCACtggccacacaagcatgaagacctgatttCGAGTCCCCAGAAGAGATGGGTGTGGCAACCACTCGTGAAATTCCATATTCCTAGTATGAGATAGGAGGTGGAGAACGGAGAATTCAAGGAAGATCATAGGGGGTGGGAGTGTCCAGCCTGGAATGTTCAGAGAAGATGGAAactagaccctgtctcagacaaggtGGTCAACTGGCTGGAGTTAGCATTTGAAGGGACTGTGAACTCATATAGAAGAAGGCACActcatactcactcacacacatatacacacatattctcacACACTCGAGCCCATCCAcgcaaacatgaacacacacacacatgcacaaaggtCAAACATCTAGAAAAACTGAACTGTacaacaaatacatatacataaatatcatatatctgtttgaccaagccagctcagtcagtcaacagggtctcaagggagggggtgaagattgaaaagaaaaaggcaattaGACAAAACTAAAACATGACTCCAGCCTGTACTGAGGTTGAAGCAGGTttatttctctccagcctgcttttatttatttatttatttatttatttatttattatttatttaatgtgaggacactgtagctgtacagatgcttgtgagccttctcgtggttgttgggaattgaatttttaggacctctgcttgctccagccaaCCCCACTTGCTCCGACTGGCCCTGCTTGCTCGGGTCAACTCTGCTCacctggcccaaagatttatttataattatatctaagtacactgtagctgtcttcagacgcaccagaagagggcatcggatcccattacagatggttgtgagccaccatgtggttgctggcacttgaactcaggacctctgtaagagcagtcagtgctcttaaccactgagccatctttccagtccccagcctgcttttatatcattctaggtacatccAAAAGAcatgggccgggcatggtggcacaccaggacagccagggctatacagagaaaccctgtctcgaaaaaccaaaaaaaaaaaaaaaaaaaaaggtcagttCTTAGATTAAAGTAGTAAACAAGGAGGTCACACAAGGTAATAagtacaaaactaaacaaagcccCATGGTCGCTGTTTCtaatattcttatctgagcctacttccttgtccgaGCCCAGTGACAAACCAAATTCCTAGAATCGCACCAAAAGCTCTcaaaatgtacatatgtgtgtgtgtgttatacaatttgtttttattttaaattatatttgtgtcCATGTATGAATACAAACTTGAGTGCAAATACCCCATAAACATAGTCTTAGCACCTAGGTCAttggttctcaacccatgggtcctGACCCTATCACACCTCAGACATCCTGCATGTGAGACATTGACACTATGacttgtaacagtagcaaaaaccacagctatgaagtagcaacaaggtAACTTCATGGCTGGGGTCAGCACAGCACGAAGGACTATGTTAAAGGTGCAGCATCGGGAAGTTGGAGAACGGCTGACCTAGATCTACAAGCACCGCTTTGCTGAGTCACATGCCTCtccctccttttgtttgtttggttctaagatttatttattattatatctaagtacactgaagctgtcttcagacacactagaagatggtgtcagatctcattgtgagccaccatgtggctgctgggatttgaactcaggtacttcagaagagcagtcagtgctcttaactgccgagccatctctccagccctttgttttCAAGACCGGGTTTTttccctctgtgtagccctggctatcctggaatgtgctctgtaaactaggctggccttgaactccggtcagtctgcctctgcctcctaagtgaaTGCATGTaggttccttctttccttcttgagacaggttcttatgCATTCCAACCTGGCCTCACTCTTGCCAATTAGTGAAGGATGACCATGGATTTCTGATGGTTCTGCTGGAATTACAGCCCCGCAGCACCAGGGCTGCTTGATTTCGTGCTGGGGACAAAGCCAGGGCCCTGGGCATGCTGGGCCAGTGCTCTCCCAGTGAGCCACAGCCCTGGGCTACTTCTAGTATCTTTCCAAGTTGTGAGTATTACCTCACGTTACCGCTGAATTGCTCAAGTTagtctttgtttcctcttttttttttttttttttccttgcctcaGGAAGATAAAATTTACATCTAGTAAAATGTACGAAGCTGGAATTAGTGCTGTTTTGCCTGTTACAGAATCAAACCCACTAGCCGTGTGCCCCGTCAGGGAACTCCGCTTCCATCCCAGGATGGCCTTTTCGTCTCTCTGGGTCTCAGCGTCTTCTTAGGGTTTTCCCAGGGAGACGAAGCGGCTAGTGTAATAAAGACTGTATAGTTCAGTGGCTAGCACATTCTCGGTGCTGTTGGTCGGTCAGCTGTTATTCTACTAGTATTGGTGTTGGTAATATTTTCCAAACGAGTTGTCTGGTCTGGGACATAGAGACTGCAAGGTTACCAGGAAGGGGACATGGCCTGAGACTTCTGTCCACCTTCCTCTGACCTACTCCTCCCTAGGCTCCAATCAGCTGCCCCTCAGGTGCCATTAATTCAGTTCCTGATGTTCATTGAAGTCAACAaattgctcattcattcattcattcatacattcatttgcccTGTCCCTTATTTATAAGTATTTGATGCTTCCTAATGGAGGAGGCTCATTCTGGATGGATTCCCTTGAGGTGGAGTGTGCTTCTGCATTGCTTTATCAGGACAGAGGTGTCATCATCtctgtcctggggggggggaggctgagcCTTCTTCATAAAGCCATAACCACTGCGGACCCAGACCCACTTGATTCCGCCTTTCCCATCTGTTTTTATAGACTGAAACAGGAAGAAGTCAGCCAGTGTGGGGAGAGGGCCGTCTCAGGGACGCAGACACACAGCCGACCCTTGTTGGCCTCCCACTCCATCTCCTCACGCCTGTgggtgcgtgtgcgtgtgcatgcatgtgtgcaggtgtgtgtgtctttgcaaCCCTCCCTCCAGCACTGTAAGGTCCAGAAGCATGAAGAACACACGAGATACCTGGAGTCCTACCTGGCCATTACAACCTTGTTTTTTGCCTGGCCTTCTGCaagctgccttccttccctgggcttcatcttccctccctgctAAGCCCCCCTTCATCTTTACCTTGAAAACCTCTCGTTACCCCATCTCCTTCACCAGTTCAGAGAACTCAGGCATCCAGCCACCCAACCCCGGCCCCAGCGCTGGGTAAACAGGAAGCTGGGTGAGGGGAGAAAGGGTGTTCGGAAAGTCCCGGGCAGGGGGCAGGTGTGTGGATCTGCAGGGGCGGGGGTGGCCCTACCCCTGAAGTATGAAAGCCCCTGCCCCCGGTCCTAGTTCTAAGTCTGGATGGGGACACGGGGACTGAAGGGCCTGGGTGGGAGACCCCAGGGGAGGGGCTGCCTCTTGCTGGCTGTGGCAGGAGCTACTTCCCTGGTGACCCTGTTGTTGGCAGTGCC
This portion of the Mus pahari chromosome 18, PAHARI_EIJ_v1.1, whole genome shotgun sequence genome encodes:
- the Ncr3 gene encoding LOW QUALITY PROTEIN: natural cytotoxicity triggering receptor 3 (The sequence of the model RefSeq protein was modified relative to this genomic sequence to represent the inferred CDS: deleted 3 bases in 3 codons; substituted 1 base at 1 genomic stop codon), whose translation is MAKVLLVIFIMVYPGDCALWVSQPPEIHVQKGTTASLPCSFNASRGKPAIGSVTWYQDKVTLGMELSNVTPGFRGCLASFSVSLWFIGDHKVGLLIQDTQSHDAGIYVCRVEVLGLGVGTGDRTLLLMEKGPPQQASNTEQEAHTGILLWAGFXALSFLSVATGSPTIYYQGRCPCHMENMATPPAASEN
- the Lst1 gene encoding leukocyte-specific transcript 1 protein isoform X1, whose translation is MTMGSGDNCRSKILLPDKFYYLLYGSLGLGGLLLLLVIILLTCLCRFSRRVKRLERNAQVSGQEPHYASLQQLPVSSSDITDMKEDPSTDYACIARNTAT
- the Lst1 gene encoding leukocyte-specific transcript 1 protein isoform X2, yielding MTMGSGDNCRSNKFYYLLYGSLGLGGLLLLLVIILLTCLCRFSRRVKRLERNAQVSGQEPHYASLQQLPVSSSDITDMKEDPSTDYACIARNTAT